Proteins from a single region of Thermanaerothrix sp.:
- the plsY gene encoding glycerol-3-phosphate 1-O-acyltransferase PlsY, with protein sequence MGSDGTMDWIWPFLGYLAGSMPTGYLVVKLLRGDDIRRHGSGNIGATNVGRVMGKKWAVAVAVTDMLKGGVVVALAMALGVRDHLILALTGLFGVLGHNFPVWLRFKGGKGVATSFGVMFFFDWFSPWPALVGGIVWYLVMRASRYVSLASLVALYSSALLMWFFRAPAPYCWASLALAVLSTVRHRENIKRLMAGTENRVGQPKA encoded by the coding sequence TTGGGGAGTGATGGAACCATGGATTGGATATGGCCCTTTTTGGGGTACCTGGCGGGGTCCATGCCCACCGGGTACCTGGTGGTGAAGCTTTTAAGGGGTGACGACATAAGGCGCCACGGCTCCGGCAACATCGGAGCCACCAACGTGGGCCGGGTGATGGGGAAGAAGTGGGCCGTGGCGGTGGCGGTGACGGACATGCTGAAGGGGGGGGTGGTGGTGGCCCTGGCCATGGCGCTTGGGGTGAGGGACCATCTGATATTGGCGCTCACGGGCCTCTTCGGCGTACTGGGGCACAACTTCCCGGTGTGGCTTCGCTTTAAGGGTGGCAAGGGGGTGGCCACGTCCTTTGGGGTCATGTTCTTCTTCGACTGGTTCTCCCCGTGGCCGGCGCTCGTAGGAGGCATCGTGTGGTACCTGGTGATGCGGGCTTCTAGGTACGTGTCCTTGGCGTCGTTGGTGGCCCTGTACTCCTCCGCGCTTCTCATGTGGTTTTTCCGGGCCCCTGCTCCCTACTGCTGGGCGTCCCTCGCCCTGGCGGTGCTGTCCACCGTAAGACACCGGGAGAACATAAAGCGCCTCATGGCGGGCACCGAGAACCGGGTTGGGCAGCCGAAGGCGTAA
- a CDS encoding CtsR family transcriptional regulator, with amino-acid sequence MSSLTKAIEEYITRLFEEAGSHQISLRRKELAERFGCVPSQINYVLRSRFAPEHGFVVESQRGGHGYIRIVQLRLKDPKERVDHIEKLVGRAITEQESKRLLSNLQNRGLITPRERLIIEVALRNQDEQCRNLFDVPVFRRDTMRAELLKRLITSLALM; translated from the coding sequence ATGTCCAGTTTGACCAAGGCGATCGAGGAGTACATAACCAGGCTCTTCGAGGAGGCGGGATCACATCAGATCTCCCTCCGGAGGAAGGAGCTGGCGGAGAGGTTTGGCTGTGTGCCTAGCCAGATAAACTACGTTTTGAGGAGCCGTTTCGCCCCGGAGCACGGTTTTGTGGTGGAGAGCCAGCGGGGGGGGCACGGCTACATAAGGATAGTGCAGCTTAGGCTGAAGGACCCCAAGGAGCGGGTGGATCACATCGAGAAGCTGGTGGGCCGGGCCATAACCGAGCAGGAGAGCAAGAGGCTTTTGTCGAACCTGCAGAACCGGGGGCTCATAACCCCTAGGGAGCGGCTGATAATAGAGGTTGCCTTGAGGAACCAGGACGAGCAGTGCAGGAACCTCTTCGACGTGCCGGTCTTCCGGAGGGACACCATGAGGGCGGAGCTGCTCAAGAGGCTCATAACCAGCCTTGCCTTGATGTGA
- a CDS encoding UvrB/UvrC motif-containing protein: MKCERCGREASVNIKALANGVLREHWLCGECAAKAGFSAGTFSMSISLKDLLPSMASDEGADLVCPSCGLRWSQFRKTGLLGCGGCYDAFRGRLMPLIARFQGGQFHRGKRPSDQQWELKRLREELKAALEEEAYERAAVIRDRIRALEGGVPPACP, from the coding sequence ATGAAGTGTGAGCGTTGCGGACGGGAAGCGAGCGTCAACATAAAGGCCTTGGCCAACGGCGTGCTCAGGGAGCATTGGCTGTGTGGGGAGTGTGCTGCCAAGGCGGGTTTTAGCGCCGGGACCTTTTCCATGTCCATCTCCCTGAAGGATCTTCTGCCCTCCATGGCCTCCGATGAGGGGGCCGACCTGGTGTGTCCCTCCTGCGGCCTTCGGTGGTCCCAGTTCAGGAAGACCGGGCTTTTGGGCTGTGGCGGCTGTTATGACGCCTTCAGGGGGCGGCTCATGCCCCTCATAGCCCGGTTTCAGGGCGGGCAGTTTCACCGGGGCAAGCGTCCCAGCGACCAGCAGTGGGAGCTTAAGAGGCTTCGGGAGGAGCTTAAGGCCGCCTTGGAGGAGGAGGCCTACGAGAGGGCGGCGGTGATAAGGGACCGCATAAGGGCCCTGGAAGGGGGTGTTCCCCCTGCTTGCCCGTGA
- a CDS encoding acetate--CoA ligase family protein codes for MNCGDLLGLKGLLEPRGVAVVGASSNLESISGRPLKLLMRYRYQGGVYPVNPNRDSIGGLRCYKDLLDVEGPVDVALVAVKANLVPQVIRRCSQRGIGFAVIFSSGFAEGGDPALQEEVMREARDGGVRVLGPNCQGLVNLAKGIPLSFSASLDTDRFTSGSPGGIAYVSQSGAFGFASFACASDAGARFRYVVTTGNQGDLDTVEVSRALLEDPEVRMLMMYLEGVKDGEKLVELLKAARDKGVPVGILKAGRSPSGCEAAKSHTASVAGDQRVWRAVLEQHGAVMLEDLEDISSFGLMCGALRPAGDRVGIVTTSGGAGIMMADLCSERGLKVPKLNPNAVDRISRVIPPFGSPLNPVDVTAQVINDPDGLKDCLEALRDSGDVDMISVVISMITGEAGLKTARQVAEFAKTCPMPLLCTWLIDQEHGGEFVELLKGQNVPVLRSLRQAAWTLRALWGGTSFSDADGAPCLSPLKVPDGVRGGVLTEHEAKGILKGAGVPVTREELAASLEEALLAADRIGYPVALKVMSREIPHKTDAGVVALGLKGGEELKGAWQVLMERARNVPGARIDGVLVQEMVKGLECIVGVKRDPVFGPVVAFGLGGVFVEVLGDVAIRKAPVSLDEALEMVDSIKASPLFGRFRGRGALDKRALAEAISVISRLALDRRVLELDVNPLFVMEEGRGVVCADALMSLGE; via the coding sequence TTGAACTGCGGTGACCTGTTGGGACTCAAGGGGCTCTTGGAGCCCAGGGGTGTGGCGGTGGTTGGGGCCTCTTCGAACCTGGAGAGCATATCCGGCCGTCCGCTGAAGCTGCTTATGAGGTACCGGTACCAGGGGGGCGTGTACCCGGTGAACCCCAACCGGGACAGCATAGGGGGGTTGAGGTGCTATAAGGACCTCCTTGACGTGGAAGGACCGGTGGACGTGGCGCTGGTGGCGGTGAAGGCCAACCTGGTGCCCCAGGTGATCCGCCGGTGTTCTCAAAGGGGCATAGGCTTTGCGGTGATCTTCTCATCCGGCTTTGCCGAAGGCGGCGATCCCGCCCTTCAGGAAGAGGTGATGCGGGAGGCCCGGGATGGGGGGGTCAGGGTGTTGGGCCCCAACTGTCAGGGGCTGGTGAACCTGGCAAAGGGCATCCCCTTAAGCTTCTCCGCCTCCCTTGACACCGACAGGTTCACATCGGGCAGCCCCGGCGGCATAGCCTACGTCTCCCAGAGCGGGGCCTTCGGCTTTGCCTCCTTCGCCTGTGCCTCCGACGCGGGGGCCCGCTTCCGTTACGTGGTCACCACCGGCAACCAGGGGGATCTGGACACCGTGGAGGTGTCGAGGGCCCTCCTTGAGGACCCGGAGGTTCGTATGCTCATGATGTACCTTGAGGGAGTCAAGGACGGGGAGAAACTGGTGGAGCTGCTTAAGGCCGCCAGGGACAAGGGGGTGCCGGTTGGCATCCTCAAGGCCGGGCGAAGCCCCAGCGGGTGCGAGGCGGCCAAGAGCCATACCGCCTCCGTGGCGGGGGACCAGCGGGTGTGGCGGGCGGTGCTGGAGCAGCATGGTGCGGTCATGCTGGAGGACCTGGAGGACATAAGCTCCTTCGGCCTCATGTGCGGCGCGCTTAGGCCCGCGGGGGACCGGGTTGGGATAGTAACCACCTCCGGCGGGGCGGGGATAATGATGGCGGACCTCTGTTCCGAGCGGGGGCTTAAGGTGCCGAAGTTAAATCCCAATGCGGTGGATAGGATAAGCCGGGTGATACCTCCCTTCGGCTCGCCGCTGAACCCCGTGGACGTGACCGCCCAGGTCATAAACGACCCCGACGGCCTTAAGGACTGTCTTGAGGCCCTTAGGGACAGCGGGGACGTGGACATGATAAGCGTGGTCATCTCCATGATAACCGGTGAGGCGGGCTTAAAGACCGCCCGGCAGGTGGCGGAGTTCGCTAAGACCTGTCCCATGCCCCTTCTTTGTACGTGGCTCATAGACCAGGAGCACGGCGGTGAGTTCGTGGAGCTGCTAAAGGGGCAGAACGTGCCGGTTCTAAGGAGCCTTAGGCAGGCGGCGTGGACCCTCAGAGCCCTGTGGGGCGGGACCTCCTTCTCTGACGCCGATGGGGCCCCCTGTCTTTCCCCCCTCAAGGTGCCCGATGGCGTAAGGGGCGGCGTCTTAACGGAGCACGAGGCCAAGGGCATCCTTAAGGGTGCCGGCGTGCCGGTTACGAGGGAGGAGCTGGCGGCCAGCCTGGAGGAGGCCCTTTTGGCGGCGGATAGGATAGGCTACCCTGTGGCCCTCAAGGTGATGTCCCGGGAGATACCCCATAAGACCGACGCAGGGGTGGTGGCGTTGGGCCTTAAGGGCGGGGAGGAGCTTAAGGGGGCCTGGCAGGTCCTCATGGAACGGGCCCGGAATGTGCCTGGGGCCAGGATAGACGGGGTGCTGGTCCAGGAGATGGTGAAGGGCCTTGAGTGCATCGTGGGAGTAAAGCGGGATCCGGTGTTCGGCCCCGTGGTGGCCTTCGGCCTTGGAGGGGTTTTCGTGGAGGTCCTTGGGGACGTGGCCATAAGGAAGGCCCCGGTATCTTTGGACGAGGCCCTTGAGATGGTGGACTCCATAAAGGCCTCGCCGCTTTTCGGGAGGTTCAGGGGCCGGGGGGCTTTGGACAAGAGGGCCCTGGCGGAGGCCATATCCGTCATATCCAGGCTCGCCTTGGACCGCCGGGTGTTGGAGCTGGACGTTAACCCCCTCTTCGTGATGGAGGAGGGCAGGGGCGTCGTCTGCGCGGACGCCCTCATGAGCCTTGGGGAGTGA